A segment of the Rhodospirillaceae bacterium genome:
GGGCCGACGAGCCCGCCGCCGCGGCAATCCGGGAACAGCGTCAGCTGTCGGCCCTGATCCGGGGCTTTTCCTGGGTCATCGCCTGGTCGCCGACGGCGGTGACCCAGGCGCTCATCCCGGTCGTCATCGTCGGCGCGGACCCGATCGCGCTGGCCGGAATGGGCGCGCTGGTTGCGGTGGCGATCCTGCCGCTGGGCTGGCTGAACGACCGCGCCGTGGGCCGGCGGGCGCGCCGTCGCCTGGCGCGCGACGGCCTGCTCCCGACCGGCATCCGCCGGACGTTCCCCCGCGCGGCGGCGGTCCGGTTCTCGCTGGTTTGCCTGGCGCTGATCGGCGGGTGCGTTCTGATCGTCCTGGCGTCGGGCGCGATCGTCATTGTCGGGCTGATGCTGATGGCCCCGCTCGTCACGCTGGCCTGGCTCTGGGTTCAGTCGCGGACGCCCCGAACCATCGGCGCGGCGCCGGCCCGGGGCGGCTCCTTCGCAGCGCGCATCGGCGAGGTTGCGACGGACTCGATACCCCGCAGCATGCCGGAAGCGCTGACCCTGTCCACCGGCGGCTATTGCGGGCTGATGCTGGCCGGCCTGCTCGATCCGGCGCAGATCGGCGAATGGCTGCAGCCGGGCCGGCTGCCGGCCGTGGCGATCTATCTGCTGGTCGTCGCCGCCGTGCCCCTGCTGTCGCAACTGGCCGTCCCGCCGATCATGACCGCGACCTTCTTCGGCAGCCTGCTGATCGGCCTTCCGGGCCTCGATCTCGATCCCACGCTGCTCGGCTTTGCTTTCGTCATGGGCTGGTGCCTCAACCTCACCGGTTCGCCTTTCGGGACCACGGCGCTGCTCCTGGGCCGTGCAACCGGCGTCAAGGAAACCGCAATGACCTGGCGCTGGAACGGCCTCTTCACCCTCGCGAGCTTTGCGGCGGTGACCGGCGCCGTTTTCCTGTTCAGCGCCTGAGGGACCGAGCCCGGCGCGCGCTTCGTTTGATCGACGGCGGCTGCGACACCAGATTGCGCAAAATTCTCGACCGGTCCGCTAGAAAGAAGGACATCGGCCCCGGAATTCCCCGATGGGGGCGCAGGGCAGGCGCCCGTCCCCGGTTCCGGCCATTTCGCTGCGAAGCGCAGGATTTGCATGATCGACAAAATCGCCCGTTCCGTGGCCGACGCCCTCGACGGCATCGAGGACGGTTCGACAGTGCTGGTCAGCGGCTTCGGCGAGGCCGGTGTGCCGAACGACCTGGTCGAAGGCCTGATCGAGCAGGGCGCCCGCGATCTCGTGCTGGTCAACAACAATGCCGGCGTCGGCCGCCACGGCATCGCGGCGCTCATGGCGGCGGGCCGGGTGCGCAAGATGATCTGCTCGTTCCCGCGCAGCGTGGGCAGCGTCGTCTTCCCGGAGCTGTACGCTGCCGGCAAGATCGAGCTTGAGGTCGTGCCCCAGGGGACGCTGAGCGAGCGGATCCGCGCCGGCGGCGCCGGCTTGGGCGGCTTCTACACGCCGACCGGAGTCGGCACGCAGGTCGCGGACGGCAAGGAGGTCCGGCGCATCGACGGCAAGGACTATCTGCTCGAAATGCCGATCCGCGGCGACGTCGCGCTGGTCAAAGCGCATGTCGCCGACCGCTTCGGCAACCTGACCTACCGCAAGGCGGCGCGCAACTACGGCCCGTCGATGGCCATGGCCGGC
Coding sequences within it:
- a CDS encoding 3-oxoacid CoA-transferase subunit A, translating into MIDKIARSVADALDGIEDGSTVLVSGFGEAGVPNDLVEGLIEQGARDLVLVNNNAGVGRHGIAALMAAGRVRKMICSFPRSVGSVVFPELYAAGKIELEVVPQGTLSERIRAGGAGLGGFYTPTGVGTQVADGKEVRRIDGKDYLLEMPIRGDVALVKAHVADRFGNLTYRKAARNYGPSMAMAGRRTVAEIDEIHGGGGLDPERIVTPGIFVDAVVKVDR